The window TGACTCATCTTCCAATACGGCAGAGTTGCGCTTTAACCGCgtaatgtaattgtttttatgcTCCAGTTCAGCTTGTAGATTTTGTACCATTCCCAGAAAGGTTCTAGAGTCATAATCTTCGTCACTAGTTCTAGATGCCAGATCTCTGCACTCAGTGGAGCAGTAGATTAagttgtcatttaaaatttcgtAGTGTTTAGTTGTTTTCATGCAACTTGGATTCATGCATATCCAATTGACATTATATTTCCTACAACATTTCAAAACATCTGCCATTGCAGGAAAAAGGAcaaaaagtctttaaaataGTGAGCAAAATCCGCTCCACTAATATTTAATCGGACTAGAATATCGTAGTATTAAAGTATTTCGTCAGTACAAAAGAAATTCCAATGTTTTGTATTTGAACAATGGGTAccttgtgtgtttatttttgaagtgtcacatatatttttgtattttgttcatTTTACGTAATACAATCTTCAGTAGCACTCAGGAACAAAGACAGGGAGAATACCGTACTTTGAAACACacaatttaacataaaattcaACACTCCAGATTTActttaacttatataaaaaacgCTTTAAGAGCAGATCGACGTGATACTCGACGTGACGAAAATAATAGTTATCAATTAaactaaaatgataataatttacatttatacaattttgaaaaacataattattggAATGATCTTTTACCGGCATTTTATATACACTagaaaaaagtcagaaaatagATTAACAAGTTCCTGATTATTATGACTATTAATGCCATTAAATTCAACTGTTTGAGGCAACATAAAATGCTTTCTTTTTTCATTAATGAATGACCAAAAAGATTGAGGATTATCATTAATATTGTgctctatattatttataaaagcatCATAGCAATTTTTTGTAAGTTCTTTGCACTTTCTTCTAAGTGTTACAAATGTTTCATAATCATAAATTTTACCTGACTCCATGTACAATTTatgggttttctttttttctatgacCATCCTACGTAGTTCAGCGCTAAACCACTTTGGAAAGGAtgaggttttaaattttttaaaaggtacaAAATGCTGAATACCCTGAAATAAAATGTCGTAAAATAATGACacataattatttacatttaagttTGCAAAATAAGTTTGCCAATCAATCCctgcaaaaaaatcatttaatggaaaatagttagaatttttattaaaatactcatttcattttctccaaaaaaactgttttttaaattcacctgaatattttatgtaatatattgattgatttgattgaataatagatagttacaattttaaaacttctaTGTAGCCCTGGATTTAGCGAAAGAACAAAAAATGAACTTTGGAGATGACATAGCGGCCCAACTAAGGGCAGCAAGGAAAAAACGGTTTTCTATGCAAGAAGAAAAAAGGATTTTACAGGAAATCGAACTGCAAACCTACCTGAATAGACTGATAAGAGAAGACAAGGAGGCTCAGATCAATAAACTGAGATTAGACGAAACGGAGAGCAACAACAGGAAggagaaaattgaagaaatcGAAAGCAAATGTGTATGTGCTTGAGACAAAAGAAAATGACAAGTTTTTATACTTAAGGTATTTATTGCAGGATTcctatttaaatgaattaaactcCTTGTTTCAAAAAGTAGATGAAAGAAGACGGGTAAGGGTGTAATTTACCGTTCAAATAAGTTAATTTCTATCTAATTTTATTGCAGAAACGAGAAGTACCAGATTATCTTTGTGGCAAAAtaagttttgaaattttacaaGAGCCCGTGATCACCCCCAGCGGGATAACGTACGATAAAAGAGATTTGGAAGAGCATTTGCAACGTGTGGGACATTTCGATCCGGTTACAAGGGTAAAACTGACCACCGATCAATTGATTCCTAATTTTGCCATGAAAGAAGTCGTCGATGCATTCTTAGCTGACAACGAATGGGCTTTGGATTATTAGTATTGGACAAGACATGAACTTTTACTTCTCGAGGGAAATATTCacgtttttattgtaaatagaatttaaaatttgttatgttA is drawn from Anthonomus grandis grandis chromosome 1, icAntGran1.3, whole genome shotgun sequence and contains these coding sequences:
- the LOC126738057 gene encoding E3 ubiquitin-protein ligase CHIP, which translates into the protein MSKHMYSTVNLSDKELKEQGNRLYNLRKYDDAISCYSKAIIKNPDVAHYFTNRALCYLKLLKWDNACIDCRRALDMEPNIIKGHFFLGQALCEIGNLDESIKHLQRALDLAKEQKMNFGDDIAAQLRAARKKRFSMQEEKRILQEIELQTYLNRLIREDKEAQINKLRLDETESNNRKEKIEEIESKCDSYLNELNSLFQKVDERRRKREVPDYLCGKISFEILQEPVITPSGITYDKRDLEEHLQRVGHFDPVTRVKLTTDQLIPNFAMKEVVDAFLADNEWALDY